The sequence TAACTACTTCAAAATATCACACATACCTGTAACACGTGAAAAGTGAGCACAATATCTTTTGGTACGTTTTTTGCATAGGGCATGACAGGCATTTGTTTGCGTCATTCCATGAAGTTGACTTACTTCGTCATGAATGCACAATTGCTCTCGAGATCCCAACACCACCATTTTGGGTCTGAACTTCATTGAGTTTAATCTAAGTTAGTTCACCATATCTATAGAGATGTAAATGTCATTCCCCAAAAATCATGAGAACTGGTATCAGTTGAAATGAACCAGAACATATCACAAACTGTCTCAAATGTCTAACAGTCACATGGTATGAATATGAACTACAGTGGAATATATACAAAGTAACAAAGTGAGCACGATATTACTGTTGCATTGTTATCTGACATGAGATGCATGATATTACttttcatgatttgtatgcgaCATTGGCATAACATGTTGAGCATGTGTATTCGTTAGAGATAGCCTGGTGTTTCTAGGGTTGCTAAACCCTAGGGTTATCTTTGtacgatcgggtaccgtgtgacacccactgaATCGACGAAGCAGTGTGTGCGATTTTACCCTGGATGGTGATGGTCCAAGGTCATAGCTCAGTATGTGTGGAACCCACTGTATCTTTGGAGTAGGGGTGCAAAcaaaccgaatcgagccgaataatgataaaattttaaggctcgaattcggctcaataagagtatattcgagttcgagctcgattcgaagttcgataatttcaaatattttggctcgagctcggctcgaaataaAGTTTGAGTTCGAGTTtggttcgaaatattcgaacctattcggatattatggtttcaaaagctcgaaatgttcgaaaaagtttaaaatgtatatatatttttatataattatattatattaattaaatattaaggctcgcgaactattcgcgaactatcgaacagaataattttggctcgagctcggctcgaaaaaaagttcgaacatgttcgaattcggctcgagttcgataagctcgaatacgaatcaaatatttatcgagcgggctcgtaaagctcacgaacaggtttggttcgtttgcacccctacttTGGAGCAGCATGCACATACTAGGGCGACTGTGTTCTGAGCATGATGTTTTGGATCTTGATCCCAGTGTACCCGAGCAtatttcatgttgcatgcatcatatcaaCTTGTGTACACGTACTTTTCGTTTtgggcgttagtgctcacgtccCTACTTTTATCTCGGACATCTCATTCGAAGGGACAGGTTTGCAAGAGTACCAAGAGCGAGATCAGTGTTTGATCAGTGACAAGGGCATTGGTAGCAGAAGTCACTAGAGGTTTCTAGTTTAATACTCTATTTCGGTATTTAttcttcgattgagttgtattatttttgttgttgtttaagTTTAATAGCATGCCTAAAGTCTCTATTAGTAGTTGATTTTggagcgggtcactacaaactTTCTACAGGAATTCAAGGAAAAGTACATCATCCAAGTAATACTTAACACCCGAGAATGCGAATTCATGGAATCAGTACAAGGTTCTATGAGAGTGGCCCAAAACGAGCCTGAATTTCACTGCTTTATTCATTATGCTCCCCACTACAAGGAAGATGAGGTATGAAAGACAAAgaaatttttccaaggactcaATCTCGATTTTCGTTGGAAAACCTTGTCTACCAAAGCAATGAATTATATCTCTGTTGTTAACCAAGCACTGCGTGTAGAGGCAAATATCAAACTGCGAGCCAAAAGAGAGAAAGGAGAAAGAAACCACGGGGTTCCGAACTCCATCAAAATAAgaagttaaaaaataaattccaaaagaGAGACACAACTAGACTAGCATGACAAAACCCCAAGAAAAAAGCTCCGAGAAAACCCAGATTCCAACTACCATGAGAAATGCGGATATTGTGGTAACCTTCACGAGGAAAAATGCTGGAAGAAACAAGGAAAATGTGTGGTCTGTGGAAGTGATCAACATCGCATTTAGGACTGCccaaaaaaaaagacaaaaatacgAAGTTCAACCTACACTGAAACCAAAAATTCCACCTCGAGCTTACGCACTCATTGGGAAGGAAGATGACGTCAACCTTGCAATAGAATAGTTATAACGCGACACCCAAAGTGagcataaattttatttaactttGTACGAATAAAGTATTTTTGAacgataaataaaaattttactaATTACACGTCCTAAAATTATGATGATAGTGTCGGGAAAGAAATCTACCGAAAGATTCGGGATTTCCTATCACGTTGGGAATCTGGGAACAAGATTATTTTAAGAGGGGATATTGTAAAaccccaaaaattatttttgaggtGTTTAGTCAAAATTTATTTAGTGGatttgaataataataataataataataataataataataataataataacattacTTCATTTATTATAATAGATAAATATtcatatatgaaaaaaaaagtaaaaaaataatttaaaatactttAATAAGATAAACTAAtaaaatacatttaaaaaataaaaaaataaaaacatttgtATAGCACATTGTTTGACACTtgcttagtttttttttttttttttttgacgcaATAGgataaacatatattaataaGTTAAGTCCGGTATAATATCATTCGAAATAACAGTAGGAGAGGGAGCAAATCTACCTACTAAATCAGACATAGAAGCAGTCTCCCTAATTAAAGCATGGACAGCCTGATTCGCTGATCGTCTGACAAAAACATAATTACAAGATGAAACATCTCGAGCGAGAAGTTTGCAGTTTTCTATGATGACACTTGCTTAGTTTATTCATTAACAAGTGTCaaaaaaactaattaaaaacCAAAGAAAGACAAGTGTCCCTGCTTTGTGGCCCCTCTACTCTTATAAATACCTCCATTTTGCTGCATTTCATCAGAATGTTTACTAATAATTGGTGAGAAATAGGCTGCTAGCTAGTGTATGAAATTTATAGAGAAACAAATAAAGagaaaatagaagaaaaataCCCAAATTttgtccaaaaattcccaaagtTTTACACAACACTCGTTTCTTACTCAGAAGTCATCGTGTTCTAAAGGTTTAACAAGATCATGATCCAAATCATTCCAAAAAAAATCGGATTTCTTAAGAGAACACATTCTagaaaatttttcagaaaatcagCTTCAAGGTAGCAATTTTTGCTTGTTTTTCTCATTATTCTTGAACTAATTTTGTTTCGGtcacaacataaaaattattcaaattttTTCTAGTATACCAATATGCCGGACGACATCCCAAATGTTGTCGGAAATACTATTTTTAGACGTCCAAATCAAGCTTGATCATCATTCTGGCTTTTCGAAATCTGGACAAAATCAGTTTGGAATTTCAAACGGTATTCAATATAAAAGTTGTAGATCATCAAAAGTTACATTTACCTGACAAATCCCGGCCGTGCGTGGCCACCAGAACAGCCACATGCGCCTCTACAAAGGCGTGTGAGTTTCACGCCCGCGTCGGCCCGTTCCAGTGGTTCTTGGTGGCCGAAGCTTTAAGCattattttagatatttgtcCAAATTATAAAAATGAGTTTTAAAAGATTCCAACACACATTACCGGCCGTAGCCGGTGTAAAATCACTCAAATTATGTTTATAGAAATTTACATTGGTTCGGGCTCATCGACTGGTCCAGAATAATAAGTTATTGAGGTGAGATACACTATCGATTTCTTCAATTACAGTTCTTTTGGCATTTGACACGGAACAACATGACTTCGGCCCAGAAATGTGAGTTCACCTTGGCTCGTAAATGATTGATTGTACGAATCCTACTTGAGTACGTGGGGAAAGGTGCTACACCGATTGTTGGTGCATGGGAGCCACATCTTTAGCCTACGATATTCACTTCACAATACTGAACAGTCACTGCATTTCACTTTATAAAATACTTTGTACTGATACGTTATTACTGATACATGACATCTCATATTGAAATACTACACTGATATCGTTTTTCTTGTTATAAATGTATAAAACCATTTTATTCCATCACAAAGTCTTTAAAGACTTAACctctatttttttattgtaaatttcaAATACATGGTACATGACCTTGAGTAAGAACAAAATtatggaaaaaaaaatgttggttTAGCACAATCGTGATGAAATGAGTTCATGTGATTGTATTAGTATTTTGGGTACATTTGCGTAAGTTAAGAATTGTATAAACTTCCGTCACTGCAAGTTTAATGTACAAATTTTATTGCAAGAAGGGGCTCACACTGGATCCAAAGTGGGTTACGGATTAAAGGAGTCAGCccaccaaaaaataaaattcataaaattcataaaattaattgaatatatcatttcataaattaaaatttctaaaacaactgcaataaaattaatatttattgatatcaTTTCTAAAACCGATAATTGATATCTCACACATGTGTATAATTAATATTGCAGTGTTAACGCGGAAATCAATGAGTCATTAAATGTACGATTAGGATAATATCGTTACTATATATAGGTTGAACTCTATCATTCATACTTATTATAGCTAATAAGCTAAAGCAACATACGTTAAAAAAATTGTCAAAGGTTTCACTAAAATACATACATaccataatttattattatttttttttaaaaaaaaccttcTCCTTCTAAACCTGTGGGCCACCCATTTAAACCCAACTTTAAATGTGTTGATAAATTTTCAACTCAACCCAGCTAAATCATTTGGGGTGATGTGACAGATTAACTCGACGAATCCAACTCAAATTGACGACTCTATGAGTCACGTCTTAGGCTTAAATCTTCTAACTTGAAATcttaatttttgaaaacaacAATGTTGATTAAATTTCTCTTTTGTCTTTAACATTCAAAATGAGGTAACCCAACATGCTCTTCTCATTATTATGAAATGGAAGTTTCCCCATCGACCCGACCCTGAACGTTGGTAAGAATGTGGAGAAGAACCAAAACAAAATGGTTCCAAAAAGTCAAaatgttttatattttaataaatttgatattttgaaattaaaattttataaaagtttTCATGCTCCAAAATTACTAGAGTCAAGCTTGAGCTCGTAGTACACTGCACAATCAACACCCAATGAAATTTCTTGGCTCCGTTCCTGATCAAAATGAGACTTGAGCTCGAGAACTACTTGAACTCAATTTGCTTCATCATAGTCGAGCTCAAGTAGAGGTAGATGGTGTATCAAGCAAAGGCCGCCCCATCGTTTTAACCAAACAATACGGGCAAAGAGGTGTATCAAGAGAGACCAAGAAACATATTAGCAGAAGACAGCAAAATACTCTTCTACTTCCCAGCATTTCTATAGCACAATTAGATGGACTAAGACAATGtttgcaacctttaaaaataagtgattatgtatttttttcttaataatttgtttaaaaaaattaataatcacttatttttaaaagttgcaaaCAATACCTAAACCTGCATTTTCTAACGCTTTTTTCACTTCGAGCGCCCACATTATATTTAGTCGTTTTTGGGTACTAAACTACTAATGTTACCCTTCAGCTATTAATATTTCTCACATTCTCATACTATTACAAGAACACGACATTATCATACTACTCTACAGTCAAGTTTGGATTAATTCATGGATGAGATTTCGTTATCACGGAGGTGTTGTAATAGTATGAGAATGTGAGAAATCTTACAGGCATAACTTAATCTTTCAAAcatcttataagttgttttagagCTTTTCAGCTCTGAAATTTtgtttgataaaaattttaaaaacagcttataaactatcaaaataagctgtttttaaaaaagtaaggaagagaatatctttttcaaaaaatccttttttaataatttttttcaccaaaatatccctcattatttttattaattcctCTCTTATCCTTcacataatttaatttatttttttcatttttcctaaatgtaaatataaaatagatttaaatatatataagtttaatttttatttataaaagtgCAAAACTACTTcgtttgttatatatataactattcaTATTACATTAatagtattatatttttttgtcaaacaCATCAatatctttaagttgtttaaataaatataatatgtgGGCATTTCACACATCGACGGTTTAGTACATGCCACCCGCAGGGTAGTACCCTGCGGGTGACGTGTAACcacatgattggtcaaaatcagTGGGCCTCAGAGCCGCCACGTCACCCGCAAGGCACTACCCTGCGGGTAGCGTCTACTCAACCCACATCGACATCGAAGGTCGGTTTAAATCAGAGCAAAGGTCGAACTAAAAATCCGTTAAATAAGATATAATATTCGATCCTAGCACAACCTGATAAACGACATTGACTACACTACTCTATGTAATACCATTTGCAGAAACAAAGTTGCTGAGATAATTGTCCCTCCGAGAAGGCAATATCGAAGAATTAACCGCCTCTTACTGGAATTAAGCGAAATGAAGCTGTGGTGTATAATCCCTTCTAAGATAGATTGACCATCAAGAAAATACACCTGAAATTAATTTCACAAAGAAACAAAGACTTAGAAAGTATTCACGACGATCTGAAACCGGATTCGTTCTTACTCGTTATCTAGCCATATGTAGCATGCATCAAAATGAAAAATTGCTGACCAAAAGGGAACCATAGTTATATATTATCAGAtatacaataaaatatatatggtaATTAGAACACACCGGCAAGCTGTTGAGAAGAGCgagcaacatagagacgtggaAGGAGGAAGTGAAAAATCTTTCCAACGTATTTGGAAGATATGCAGCAAATTCGGCATACCACCGAGGTTGGTATGAAGTCAGATGGATTGAGCGTGCCATGAAGTTTACATCGCCTACAAATACATAGGTTTGAAAGCAACTTCTTTCCAGACTGATAGAATCGGCGGCGTCTGAATTTTGTCCAACATTAGAATCTGTGGCATCTGAATTTCGTCCAACATTCTGACAATCTAAGCTTGAAAATGTGATCTCGACCCATTGCTGACCTGGGCGCTGCACTGGAGCAAAGCAAGATTCAACCTGTTCCCACAAGTTTTACAGGCCATATATACACATTATATACAAAAACTACTATAGATGACCAATGTTAATTAAGGTAAAGATAGATATTTTATTTTACCTCAGAACAAACACAACcacttttatttgttgttggaGTTTCCATCTTACTGTATGCACattttttaaactttaaaacatccttaGCATCCAAACACTGAATACTTTCCCATCTTTTCGGAAGATTGATAACAGGTTTGTTATTGTCATACTCGCTCGAATCCAGACATGGGGCAGATACAAATGTGGTAAGTTCGTTTGGACATTTTGTTTCACTCCCTTTGCCAAGAGAGTGAGTGATTTCTTGACTTAAAGAATGAGGAACACAGTACCCTTTATGGCCATCTACTATTTCTTGCCCCGAGCTGAGCAATTTACTCTGCTCAGTCAGCAACATAACGATGTGCTTCCACTCTTCTGTTGTATGGATGTGGGTATCATCCAAAGAAACTATTACATCACGAGGGGAAAGATAACCGGACAACGGAGAAGACACAGCCACATCCATTACCTATAAAAGATTAACAAGTAAAATTCAGTTTGACAAACACAACCATGGGGCGAGAAACTAGAAATTACTAGTGTTTGATACCATGGGATGTTCACCATAAGTGTAAAATGGGCTCAAAATATACGGAAGAAGGAACAACACGAAGGTGCAAAATGCACAAAACTGCACAAGATGATGGTGAGGCATATCAGTTGATTAGTGCCATATATGATTTCCCAAAACAAATCAATCTGATATATACGAACAAATATGGTTTGGGCACCCACCACTGCATTGTGCCAAATTCCAGCACAGTATATTCGTAGGGAAGCCACCGCAGGTAATGCCTGTAATGATGCATAATTGAAAGCCACCAGTGCCCCTGGAAAAAACACTGCCCAAAAGATGGCAATATACTCTATGTGCACTCCCTCACTGCAGCCCATAGAAGAAGTCACACTTACATTAACTGTTGTGAGATTGATTCTCTATCTCATTATTCAACTAATACATCAACCGGTACGAATGTGGATAACAAGACAGCTGGAAGAATAACATTACAGAAACAGTCTGCATCATTTATGATATCTTTTGTCAGTAAAGCTAGATAAAAAAAACAAGTGCCCTTCTAGCTACAAGGATTCCCAGGGGCTCTATGTCGTGCATGAACAGTACTACACTGCTACTTCTGTAACAATCAGTACATATACTTTGCAATTTGCATTGTGAAATAATAAATGCCAACAAGAATAACGATAAATAAATGGTCTGAGAAATCCCACGATGAAACATTAACCTTCATGGATACTGCTCGAATTGCATAATGAAGCAACATATAGTCCACTTTCTGGACTAAATTCTATATCGCAACCCCAAAGCCATGTCTCACAAACACACACAATATCAATCGGAGATCGTGATATCACTAATGACTAACTATCACTAATTCACTACAGCATTGAGATAATTGCCACTTCTAGAGTCATTTTTTTTAGAGTAGATGGAGATGGCATGGTAACAGTGAAATCAACTATGCATATTAGTCGataaaaataacaaatacaAAGTTAATTTCTCGAAATTTAGTGGGCATATGAAGGTGCTGTATTGCTGTTAAGAGGAAGAAGGAAAATTTTAACCTCGCTGCAGCAAGTGCGTGCCCAAACTCATGGACAAGAACTGATACAATGGAAGATACACACAAGTACACAAAGCTCCGGAACGAAATGTTCGGACCTGTAAACTGCAAAGGAATAAGAAAGTAACATAACCATCAAGTAGTAGAAGCAACAACACAAGCACAAGGTTCATTTTTCAGGATCTA comes from Henckelia pumila isolate YLH828 chromosome 4, ASM3356847v2, whole genome shotgun sequence and encodes:
- the LOC140863396 gene encoding membrane-bound transcription factor site-2 protease homolog isoform X2, with translation MMDGRRRRRGRSNPTVLPLHSSICQLSNTVSCWFCDFKFLILNEPLFHFGRRYSRWFGVWFTIGIGFGVATLVGVTVVLLYELGALLVYRGNTFFGLPFLFTGPNISFRSFVYLCVSSIVSVLVHEFGHALAAASEGVHIEYIAIFWAVFFPGALVAFNYASLQALPAVASLRIYCAGIWHNAVFCAFCTFVLFLLPYILSPFYTYGEHPMVMDVAVSSPLSGYLSPRDVIVSLDDTHIHTTEEWKHIVMLLTEQSKLLSSGQEIVDGHKGYCVPHSLSQEITHSLGKGSETKCPNELTTFVSAPCLDSSEYDNNKPVINLPKRWESIQCLDAKDVLKFKKCAYSKMETPTTNKSGCVCSERPGQQWVEITFSSLDCQNVGRNSDATDSNVGQNSDAADSISLERSCFQTYVFVGDVNFMARSIHLTSYQPRWYAEFAAYLPNTLERFFTSSFHVSMLLALLNSLPVYFLDGQSILEGIIHHSFISLNSSKRRLILRYCLLGGTIISATLFLQMVLHRVV
- the LOC140863396 gene encoding membrane-bound transcription factor site-2 protease homolog isoform X1 codes for the protein MMDGRRRRRGRSNPTVLPLHSSICQLSNTVSCWFCDFKFLILNEPLFHFGRRYSRWFGVWFTIGIGFGVATLVGVTVVLLYELGALLVYRGNTFFGLPFLFTGPNISFRSFVYLCVSSIVSVLVHEFGHALAAASEGVHIEYIAIFWAVFFPGALVAFNYASLQALPAVASLRIYCAGIWHNAVFCAFCTFVLFLLPYILSPFYTYGEHPMVMDVAVSSPLSGYLSPRDVIVSLDDTHIHTTEEWKHIVMLLTEQSKLLSSGQEIVDGHKGYCVPHSLSQEITHSLGKGSETKCPNELTTFVSAPCLDSSEYDNNKPVINLPKRWESIQCLDAKDVLKFKKCAYSKMETPTTNKSGCVCSEVESCFAPVQRPGQQWVEITFSSLDCQNVGRNSDATDSNVGQNSDAADSISLERSCFQTYVFVGDVNFMARSIHLTSYQPRWYAEFAAYLPNTLERFFTSSFHVSMLLALLNSLPVYFLDGQSILEGIIHHSFISLNSSKRRLILRYCLLGGTIISATLFLQMVLHRVV
- the LOC140863396 gene encoding membrane-bound transcription factor site-2 protease homolog isoform X3 — encoded protein: MNPFSISVGDTLDGLECGSPLELGLVWQPLLELQWSFFMSWVHCLFTEGILSLDFPFCEGVHIEYIAIFWAVFFPGALVAFNYASLQALPAVASLRIYCAGIWHNAVFCAFCTFVLFLLPYILSPFYTYGEHPMVMDVAVSSPLSGYLSPRDVIVSLDDTHIHTTEEWKHIVMLLTEQSKLLSSGQEIVDGHKGYCVPHSLSQEITHSLGKGSETKCPNELTTFVSAPCLDSSEYDNNKPVINLPKRWESIQCLDAKDVLKFKKCAYSKMETPTTNKSGCVCSEVESCFAPVQRPGQQWVEITFSSLDCQNVGRNSDATDSNVGQNSDAADSISLERSCFQTYVFVGDVNFMARSIHLTSYQPRWYAEFAAYLPNTLERFFTSSFHVSMLLALLNSLPVYFLDGQSILEGIIHHSFISLNSSKRRLILRYCLLGGTIISATLFLQMVLHRVV